A stretch of the Conger conger chromosome 3, fConCon1.1, whole genome shotgun sequence genome encodes the following:
- the zdhhc9 gene encoding palmitoyltransferase ZDHHC9, translating to MSAVMVTKKVTRKWEKLPGKNTFCCDGRVMMARQKGVFYLTLFLILGTCSLFFAFECPYLAVHLSPAIPVFAVLLFLFVMAMLLRTSFSDPGVLPRALPDEATFIEMEIEAANGNVPTGQRPPPRIRNVQINGQIVKLKYCYTCKIFRPPRASHCSICDNCVDRFDHHCPWVGNCVGRRNYRYFYLFTLSLSLLTIYIFTFNIVHVVLRSVDSGFVSAIRDTPGTVLEVLVCFFTLWSVVGLTGFHTYLISLNQTTNEDIKGSWSGKNRVQNPYSHRNFLKNCCEVLCGPAYPSVLDKRAPIQEGSAGPTAGPVPETSAGPVPEPATTKTTAPLIPNEHTPEDAKPSIGAPPATSSSPKEEKPPTPQDPASPSPSHDADPAQAKEKTH from the exons ATGTCGGCGGTAATGGTGACCAAGAAGGTCACCCGAAAATGGGAAAAGCTCCCGGGCAAGAACACTTTCTGCTGTGATGGACGCGTGATGATGGCAAGACAGAAAGGCGTGTTTTACCTAACCTTATTTCTCATCCTGGGGACCTGCTCCTTGTTCTTTGCATTCGA GTGTCCGTACCTGGCGGTGCACCTGTCCCCTGCCATCCCGGTCTTTGCCGTCCTGCTCTTCCTGTTTGTCATGGCCATGCTGCTGAGGACCAGCTTCAGCGACCCAGGGGTGCTACCCCGCGCCCTTCCTGATGAGGCCACGTTCATCGAGATGGAGATCG AGGCGGCCAACGGGAACGTCCCGACGGGCCAGCGGCCCCCTCCCCGGATCAGGAACGTCCAGATTAACGGGCAGATCGTGAAGCTCAAGTACTGCTACACCTGCAAGATCTTCCGCCCTCCCCGCGCCTCCCACTGCAGCATCTGCGATaactgtgtgg atCGCTTCGACCATCACTGTCCGTGGGTGGGCAACTGTGTCGGCCGGAGGAACTACCGCTACTTCTACCTGTTCACACTGTCGCTATCCCTCCTCACCATCTACATCTTCACCTTCAACATCGTCCACGTGGTGCTGC GTTCGGTGGATTCTGGGTTTGTGAGCGCCATTCGAGACACGCCTGGAAC TGTGCTGGAGGTGCTGGTGTGCTTCTTCACCCTGTGGTCCGTGGTGGGACTGACCGGCTTCCACACCTACCTGATCTCCCTCAACCAGACTACCAACGAGGAC ATCAAAGGCTCGTGGTCCGGGAAGAATCGGGTCCAGAACCCGTACAGTCACAGGAATTTTCTGAAGAACTGCTGCGAGGTGTTGTGTGGACCTGCCTACCCCAG TGTGCTGGACAAACGAGCGCCGATACAGGAGGGGTCAGCCGGCCCCACTGCCGGCCCAGTGCCGGAAACCTCCGCCGGTCCGGTCCCTGAGCCTGCGACCACA AAAACCACGGCTCCGCTCATTCCCAATGAGCACACTCCCGAGGATGCCAAGCCCAGCATCGGTGCCCCGCCTGCGACAAGCTCCTCCCCCAAGGAAGAGAAGCCGCCCACTCCCCAGGACCCGGCCTCCCCGTCTCCGTCACACGACGCGGATCCTGCCCAGGCCAAGGAGAAAACCCACTAG